The region ATGAAAATGCAACGGTTACTATATGTCATTCAAGAACTAAGAATCTAAAGGATATATGTAAGCATGCTGATATTGTGGTTAGTGCTGTGGGAAGACCTGGATTTGTAACTGAGGAATTTGTAAGTGAAAGTTCTATTGTAATTGATGTAGGAACTACAGTAGTTGATGGTAAACTTCGTGGTGATGTGGCATTTGACGAAGTTATAAAGAAGGCAGCTTATGTTACACCTGTACCCGGTGGAGTAGGGGCTATGACTACCACAATGTTAATATTAAATGTTTGTGAGGCATTAAAATAGTATGTATATAAAAGTATTGTCCGTTTCTGAATTAAGTAATTACATAAAAAAAGTTATAGACAGTGATTATATTTTAAATAATGCTTACATAAAAGGAGAAATATCAAACTTTAAATTTCACAGCAGTGGCCATGTATATTTTTCTCTTAAGGATGAAGGAAGCAAAATAAATTGCATAATGTTTAGAAGCAATGCTGAAAGACTTACTTTTATACCTCAAAATGGCATGAAGGTAAAGATAAAAGGTAGAGTGTCAGTATATATTAAAGATGGGGCTTATCAGCTTTATTGTACTGAAATACAGCCTGAAGGAAAAGGTGAACTTTACGAAGCCTTTGAGAAGTTAAAAGAAAAACTTTCAAAGGAAGGAATGTTTAATGAAGAGTATAAAAGAGAGATACCTAAATACCCCAGGAGAATTGGAGTTATAACTTCTCCTACAGGTGCGGCAGTGAGAGATATAATAAATGTTTCAAGGCGAAGAAACAAAAGTGTTGATATACTAATATGTCCTACCTTGGTGCAAGGTATAAATGCTCCGAAGGACCTAATAAAGTCACTTAATTACTTAAATGAAATTGAAGATATTGATACTATCATACTAGCTAGGGGAGGCGGTTCTATTGAGGAACTTTGGTCTTTTAATGATGAAAAGCTTGCCTATGCTGTATATAATTCCAAAAAGCCAGTAATAACTGGTGTTGGACACGAAACAGATTTTACTATTGTGGATTTTGTAAGTGATAGAAGGGCACCAACTCCATCTGCGGCTGCTGAGATTGCAGTACCTAATTTAAATGAGGAGTTTAATAGATTTATTTCACTTAGAAATTCGCTTAAAATTAATATTAAAAATTATTTTGAAAATAAATACAAGGAGCTTGAAATAAACAGAAGAATCATAGAAAAGAATAGCCCTGAAGTATTTATAGTTAATGGGTACTCATCAATTGATAAATTTCAATATATTTTAAATATGAGAATGAAGACAAAAATACAAATTGAGAAGGAAAGATTATCAAAATATAATTCTATTTTGCAGCTAAACAGTCCACTCAATATTTTAAATAAAGGATATTCAATTATAAGTGATTACAATGGTAAAAATATAAATAATGTAAAAACACTTAAAGAAGTAGATCGTGTAAATATAACTTTAAAAGATGGAAAAGTAGAGGCTGAAATACATATTTCAAAATAGTTTTAAATTAGTGTGAGGTGAAATCAGTTATGCCTAAAAAAGAGAGTTATGAAACTATGATGAAGGAACTTGAGAACATTGTAAGTAGTATGGAAAATGAAGAATTGACTCTTGATGATACTATGAAAAATTATGAGGACGGAGTGAAACTTTGCAATAAACTGTACAAGATTCTAAACAAGGCTGAGGGAAAGATAAAAATACTTACACAGGAAGGCGAAGAGGACTTTAATAAAGCAGGTGATTTGAATGAACAATAAAGAATTAAGGCAGGCAGTGGATAATTACTTAAAAAATTATTTTAATGGCAAAGGTAAATATGATAAAAAAATATATGAAGCTATGGAATACAGTTTAAATGCTGGAGGTAAAAGGGTAAGACCACTTCTTCTAATGTCTTCCTATGGAATATATCATGACAATTATAAAGATGTAATTGAAGTAGCAGCAGCTATTGAAATGATACATACATATTCTCTTATACATGATGACCTGCCGTGTATGGACAATGATGATTTGAGAAGAGGAAAGCCTACAAATCACAAAGTATTTGGTTATTCTATGGCACTTCTTGCTGGTGATGGACTTTTAAATGAAGCAATGGATATAATGTTTGAGTATTGTTTAGAAAAAGATAAAAAGGCACTTGAGGCATGTTCATTAATATCAAGAGCAGCAAGTTCAGAGGGAATGATAGGTGGTCAGGTTGTAGACATATTAAGTGAAGGAAAGAAAGTAAGTGCAGATGAATTAAGGTATATGCACAAAAAGAAAACTGGAGCACTTATAAAGGCATCAATATTAAGTGGAGCTATTTTAGGTGATGCCCCTCATAGTCATGTGGAACTTTTATCACAATATGGTGACAAAATTGGTCTTGCATTTCAGATAGAAGATGATATACTCGATGTTATTGGTGATACCAAAATTATGGGTAAAAAATCTAAAAGCGATATAGAAAATGATAAGTGTACTTATGTAACAACTTATGGAATAGATAAATGTAAAACTATGTGCAAAAGTTTAACTGAAGAATGTTTAGATATTGTCAGTACAATAGATGGAAATACAACTTGTCTTACAGAGATAACGGAACTTTTATTAAAGAGAAAGAGATAAATATCATAAATTTATAACTATATGGGTGTTTTTGCTTTTTTGAATATTTATAGTTAGTGTGATATAATTTCAATTAACATATTTAATGTGGTGCAGTATCCTAGTCAGGTAAGTGCTTTTTGAAGGCGGGGCTAAAAATCCGCTAAAGGGCATATCGATGAAGTTTCTGGTGCTGGCCTTGGAATGCCCAGTCCTGGGCTTGTGCTGGAAGTTAAAAAAGCTGGGGCACTCGCAATGGCATGCGATAAATGACCCTACTTTTGTGGAGACCAGTTCTTGTATGTTGGATGAGATATTCAATGTACGAAATTGGATTAAACCTGCAATGTGGTGTGAAAGCTATGTGCAGTGTAGCCTGCCTTGAGTGATATGGGGAGAGGAGATAAACATGATAAAAATTTTAGGCCTAAATTTTTTATCTTATTGAACTCTGAAACCTATATTGCAAAAGAGGCTAGAGAAGCATCTAACTGTTGAGGAAAACTCCTAGGCTGTTATAAAAAGGTAGAGCAGGGATTGCAGTGCGGACTTAGTGGCAATTCAGTCCTGAATGTGGTGACACTTCAGCTCGGATATTAAAGGGAAACCGCCATGCGGTGACGCATGGTTATCTGTGGGGAAATCCTACTGAACCTATGCCGCAAGATTTACCTGCTTTGCTACCACATTGATTATTTTACTTGGAGGAGTTACTGTGTCAAAAAATAAAAATATTAAGAGCAATGCGAAAACTATGCACAAATGGCTATTGAAAATTTTTGTATGGTCTATTACTATTAGTAGTAGCGTTTCTCTATTATCTGATTTGCTACTAAAAAGAGTCAATTTATTAGTAGCTTTTATTTTATTAGTTTGTGTAATTCTTATAGGAATTGTATTTGATGTAATTGGTATTTCTGTAACTACAGCTGTTGAGACACCATTTCATTCTATGGCTGCAAAGAAAATTAGCGGCTCCGAAATTGCTATAAAACTTATAAGGAATGCTGATAA is a window of Clostridium pasteurianum DNA encoding:
- the xseA gene encoding exodeoxyribonuclease VII large subunit, giving the protein MYIKVLSVSELSNYIKKVIDSDYILNNAYIKGEISNFKFHSSGHVYFSLKDEGSKINCIMFRSNAERLTFIPQNGMKVKIKGRVSVYIKDGAYQLYCTEIQPEGKGELYEAFEKLKEKLSKEGMFNEEYKREIPKYPRRIGVITSPTGAAVRDIINVSRRRNKSVDILICPTLVQGINAPKDLIKSLNYLNEIEDIDTIILARGGGSIEELWSFNDEKLAYAVYNSKKPVITGVGHETDFTIVDFVSDRRAPTPSAAAEIAVPNLNEEFNRFISLRNSLKINIKNYFENKYKELEINRRIIEKNSPEVFIVNGYSSIDKFQYILNMRMKTKIQIEKERLSKYNSILQLNSPLNILNKGYSIISDYNGKNINNVKTLKEVDRVNITLKDGKVEAEIHISK
- a CDS encoding exodeoxyribonuclease VII small subunit — translated: MPKKESYETMMKELENIVSSMENEELTLDDTMKNYEDGVKLCNKLYKILNKAEGKIKILTQEGEEDFNKAGDLNEQ
- a CDS encoding polyprenyl synthetase family protein; its protein translation is MNNKELRQAVDNYLKNYFNGKGKYDKKIYEAMEYSLNAGGKRVRPLLLMSSYGIYHDNYKDVIEVAAAIEMIHTYSLIHDDLPCMDNDDLRRGKPTNHKVFGYSMALLAGDGLLNEAMDIMFEYCLEKDKKALEACSLISRAASSEGMIGGQVVDILSEGKKVSADELRYMHKKKTGALIKASILSGAILGDAPHSHVELLSQYGDKIGLAFQIEDDILDVIGDTKIMGKKSKSDIENDKCTYVTTYGIDKCKTMCKSLTEECLDIVSTIDGNTTCLTEITELLLKRKR